Proteins found in one Mytilus edulis chromosome 2, xbMytEdul2.2, whole genome shotgun sequence genomic segment:
- the LOC139511594 gene encoding putative malate dehydrogenase 1B, which yields MAKIVIAGKSECPYYARAELLGDKLARNLPNFQLHKIVQQPDDWEKWLKNTCNERGWQHMKSPIVWRELVDRGGKGVLIGGANEFQEYAFGYYGIQSDQVSNDMNLISKENKQYKIDIVKEEAEFKARSSPIHVCITCATSPVCYAIINSIGQGDVFGKQTEIALHLLDTNDKLEELEGLKMEAEDLAHGLLREVSVTSDTKEAFKNCSAIVLLDDLIQNPEEDKSAWIKRNSSHFSAYAKVINDAALKNVKVLLTGNGPVNMNTYMMIQNAPNIPRQNFVGLSRRIENNAKAVVAERLKVNTSGVVDLIVWGNVNGEHYVDLARSRVHGYDGAIWGPPSFSLPAPEMVWDKPWMDKDYIELVKTRHEKMTENLKHTPSMSAGGAITSMLEHWWNGSPAGQMFSLAVCSEGWYNIPDGIVFSFPVTMVSKGYWNVVQDIELSEEMKTAISATLQDIQSEKDVLFPPPTPPPTESKVTIIDPKDEEQQQEKSEKTESSEGEKQDDSEGEKTDPKLDTIEEEKTGSTTEST from the exons ATGGCGAAGATCGTAATTGCAG gaaAATCTGAGTGTCCTTATTATGCAAGGGCAGAACTATTAGGAGATAAACTTGCTAGAAATCTTCCAAACTTTCAACTCCACAAGATTGTTCAACAGCCTGATGACTGGGag aAATGGTTGAAAAATACATGCAATGAAAGAGGATGGCAACATATGAAGTCACCAATAGTATGGAGGGAATTGGTTGATCGAGGTGGCAAAGGTGTTTTGATTGGTGGAGCCAATGAATTTCAGGAATATGCATTCGGTTACTATGGTATCCAATCAGATCAAGTTAGTAATGATATGAATTTGATTtcgaaagaaaataaacaatataaaattgatattgtGAAAGAGGAAGCAGAATTTAAAGCCAGAAGCAGTCCCATACATGTGTGTATCACATGTGCAACAAGTCCAGTATGTTATGCAATTATAAATTCAATTGGTCAAGGAGATGTATTTGGCAAACAAACAGAAATAGCTCTTCATTTACTGGATACAAATGATAAACTGGAAGAGTTAGAAGGTTTAAAAATGGAAGCAGAGGATCTTGCACATGGTTTACTCAGAGAAGTTTCTGTAACTTCAGACACTAAGGAGGCTTTTAAGAATTGCAGTGCAATTGTATTGTTAGACGACCTCATACAGAATCCAGAAGAAGACAAGTCAGCATGGATCAAAAGGAATTCTTCACATTTTAGTGCTTATGCCAAAGTTATAAATGATGCagctttaaaaaatgttaaagttcTTCTCACAGGAAATGGACCGGTCAATATGAACACTTACATGATgattcaaaatgctccaaatatTCCAAGACAAAATTTTGTTGGCCTGTCTAGAAGAAttgaaaacaatgcaaaagcTGTTGTTGCAGAAAGGTTAAAGGTCAACACAAGTGGTGTTGTTGACTTGATAGTTTGGGGGAATGTGAATGGGGAACATTATGTAGATCTAGCAAGAAGTCGTGTCCATGGATATGATGGCGCTATCTGGGGACCACCAAGCTTTTCACTCCCTGCTCCTGAAATGGTATGGGACAAACCTTGGATGGATAAAGACTACATTGAGCTGGTCAAAACAAGACATGAAAAAATGACAGAAAATCTTAAACATACACCATCTATGTCAGCTGGTGGTGCAATCACTAGCATGCTGGAACATTGGTGGAATGGGTCTCCTGCTGGACAAATGTTCTCACTGGCTGTTTGTTCTGAAG GTTGGTATAATATTCCTGATGGCATTGTATTCTCGTTCCCTGTCACAATGGTTTCTAAAGGATATTGGAATGTTGTGCAAGATATTGAGCTGTCTGAAGAAATGAAGACCGCAATAAGTGCTACACTGCAg GATATTCAATCTGAGAAGGATGTCTTATTTCCTCCTCCAACTCCCCCTCCTACAGAATCTAAAGTGACAATTATAGATCCTAAAGATGAAGAACAACAACAGGAAAAGTCAGAAAAGACAGAAAGTAGTGAGGGAGAAAAACAGGATGATTCTGAAG GAGAGAAAACTGATCCAAAGCTAGACACTATTGAGGAAGAAAAGACTGGATCAACAACAGAATCAACCTAA